From a single Cytophagales bacterium WSM2-2 genomic region:
- the radA gene encoding DNA repair protein RadA, with translation MSKAKTVFFCQSCGYESAKWLGKCPSCNSWNTFAEEVVVKTESNKNEWRTGDSKSKILTPKTLNEIENVTDVRLPTPDQELNRVLGGGIVPGSLVLIGGEPGIGKSTLMLQIGLALRKIKTLYVSGEESEQQIKMRAGRLSSEKFPEKFYTLTETNTKNIFAAIEQLQPELVIIDSIQTLFSSVMDSVAGTIGQVRQCAGELMKFAKETNTPVFLVGHITKDGMLAGPKVLEHMVDTVLQFEGDRHLAYRILRTTKNRFGSTSEIGIYEMLGTGLREVSNPSEILISQKDGLLSGATIGATIEGNRPLLIEIQSLVSPASFGTPQRTPNGFDQKRLNMLLAVLEKRCGFRVGAQDVFVNMAGGIYVEDPAIDLALCASIISSMEEIPVNDKICFAAEVGLGGELRAVNRIEQRISEAEKLGFERIYVSKFSQKSLDLKKPKIEIRSLGKLAEVFKELFG, from the coding sequence ATGTCTAAAGCAAAAACTGTTTTTTTCTGTCAAAGCTGTGGTTACGAATCTGCGAAGTGGCTGGGAAAGTGCCCTTCCTGCAATTCATGGAATACCTTCGCTGAGGAAGTTGTCGTAAAAACCGAGTCCAATAAAAATGAATGGAGAACTGGTGACAGCAAGTCAAAAATTCTGACACCGAAAACGTTGAATGAAATTGAAAACGTGACCGATGTCCGCCTCCCAACTCCGGATCAGGAACTAAACCGGGTCCTGGGAGGAGGTATCGTGCCGGGCTCGTTGGTATTAATTGGCGGGGAGCCGGGTATAGGGAAATCAACTTTGATGTTGCAAATCGGACTTGCTCTACGGAAAATTAAAACGCTTTATGTATCAGGAGAGGAAAGCGAGCAGCAAATCAAAATGCGGGCAGGCAGGCTCTCATCCGAGAAATTCCCTGAAAAGTTCTACACGCTAACGGAAACAAACACAAAAAATATATTTGCTGCCATTGAACAACTGCAGCCGGAGTTGGTGATCATTGATTCTATACAAACATTATTCTCTTCCGTAATGGACTCGGTCGCCGGAACCATAGGCCAGGTGCGACAGTGCGCTGGAGAGCTCATGAAATTTGCCAAAGAGACGAACACTCCTGTTTTCCTTGTAGGTCATATCACCAAAGACGGAATGCTTGCCGGTCCAAAAGTGCTGGAACACATGGTTGATACGGTTTTGCAATTTGAAGGAGACCGTCACCTCGCGTACCGTATCCTTCGCACGACAAAGAATCGGTTTGGCTCTACTTCAGAAATCGGCATTTACGAAATGCTTGGCACAGGACTGCGTGAAGTTTCCAACCCGTCTGAAATTCTGATTTCACAAAAAGACGGTCTTTTGAGTGGCGCAACCATTGGAGCTACTATTGAAGGCAACCGCCCGTTGCTGATTGAGATCCAGTCGTTAGTCAGTCCTGCATCATTCGGTACACCGCAGCGAACGCCCAATGGTTTCGATCAAAAGCGATTGAACATGCTGCTCGCGGTTTTGGAAAAAAGGTGCGGGTTCCGGGTAGGTGCGCAAGATGTTTTTGTGAACATGGCGGGGGGAATTTATGTCGAAGATCCCGCTATAGATTTAGCGCTTTGCGCTTCAATCATTTCTTCTATGGAAGAAATTCCAGTGAATGATAAGATCTGCTTTGCTGCGGAAGTTGGATTGGGAGGTGAACTACGTGCTGTCAATAGAATTGAGCAACGAATTTCAGAAGCTGAGAAGCTGGGCTTTGAGAGAATATACGTTTCGAAGTTCAGTCAAAAGTCACTCGACCTAAAAAAGCCTAAAATTGAAATACGTTCTTTGGGTAAGTTAGCCGAAGTCTTTAAAGAACTTTTCGGATAG
- the mfd gene encoding transcription-repair-coupling factor — translation MYRADSLVQTLAEGIRTSGSNPIHLKNVHGSLDAVLFAAICKSLRTNHIVILQDREEASYFLNDLQNLLEKTEVLFFPMSYKRPYEYDEVENANILMRAETLNRLGNHPEGNIIITYPEALSEKVINKKSLASNTFLVMTGEKLDRDFLEEFLHTYDFEKTDFVYEAGQFAVRGGIIDVFSFANELPFRIELFGDEVDSIRAFDPGSQLSVETFEKVSLMPNVQTRLVQEERQSLFEFIQPNTKVWIKDTKLTQDVVDKSFDKAAENFDKIIRESGQTKVSLEPSQLFDNGVAFENHVRKFTCIEFGQRFHFKTEKKFEFQSAVQPSFNKNFELLAGDLLKHQEQGFGNFIAAEQPRQVERLQGIFEEIHPELKFQSLDFPLRQGFIDRQMKIVCYTDHQIFERYHRYRSREKFSKSKALTLRELQSMQPGDFVTHIDYGIGKFAGLEKKDVGGKEQEAIRLVFRDDDLLYVSIHALHKISKYSGKEGTPPAISKLGSGEWESKKAKVKKKVKDIAKELINLYAKRKQAPGFAFAHDSFLQAELETSFIYEDTPDQAKATEDVKRDMQQPHPMDRLVCGDVGFGKTEVAIRAAFKATADGKQVAVLVPTTILAMQHARTFSERLANFPVRIEYVSRFKTDKEIKQTLTDVKEGKVNIIIGTHRVVSKDVEFKDLGLLVIDEEQKFGVKTKDRLKELKVNVDVLTLTATPIPRTLHFSLMGARDLSIISTPPPNRQPVTTELHTFEEEKIRDAVSYELRRGGQVFFVHNRVSDIEQVANVIFKLVPDSRIGIAHGQMDGDKLEKVMIKFIEGEYDVLVSTNIIESGLDIPNANTIIINNAHLFGLSDLHQMRGRVGRSNKKAYCYLLTPPSSVLPSDSRKRLAALEEFSELGDGFKVAMRDLDIRGAGNLLGGEQSGFITDLGFDTYHKILDDTIQELKETEFKDVFAEELSEKAKLIVPDCVIETDLEILIPDTYINSATERLQLYSSLDNIPDEDGLEKFSSSLKDRFGQYPEPVQQLINSVQLRWIGERLGFEKISLKGEKMKIQFISGNEGYFNSPLFGRILAFVQQHSKTCRMRDTAGKLTLTVENIKSVNAALETLQPLIND, via the coding sequence ATGTATCGCGCGGACAGTCTGGTACAAACCCTGGCCGAAGGGATTCGTACGTCCGGTTCAAATCCGATTCATTTAAAAAACGTTCATGGCAGTCTTGACGCTGTGCTTTTTGCGGCCATTTGCAAAAGCCTGCGAACAAATCACATAGTAATTCTTCAAGATCGAGAAGAAGCTTCGTATTTTCTAAATGACCTTCAAAACCTGCTGGAAAAAACAGAAGTATTATTCTTCCCAATGTCATATAAGCGTCCTTACGAGTATGATGAGGTCGAGAATGCGAACATCCTTATGCGGGCTGAAACCCTTAACCGCCTGGGCAATCATCCGGAGGGAAACATTATCATCACCTACCCGGAAGCTCTTTCAGAAAAAGTGATCAACAAAAAATCGCTCGCCTCCAATACATTTTTAGTGATGACGGGGGAGAAGCTCGATCGGGATTTTCTCGAAGAGTTTTTACACACCTATGATTTTGAGAAAACGGATTTCGTTTATGAGGCCGGGCAATTTGCGGTGCGCGGTGGTATCATCGATGTGTTTTCCTTCGCCAACGAATTGCCTTTCCGTATCGAACTTTTCGGAGACGAGGTGGACAGTATTCGGGCCTTTGATCCGGGTTCTCAGCTTTCAGTAGAAACATTCGAAAAGGTAAGCTTGATGCCTAATGTTCAAACTCGTCTGGTGCAGGAGGAGAGGCAGTCTTTGTTTGAATTCATTCAGCCGAACACAAAGGTGTGGATAAAAGACACCAAGCTCACTCAAGATGTTGTCGACAAGAGTTTTGATAAAGCGGCCGAAAATTTCGACAAGATCATTCGCGAAAGCGGGCAGACAAAAGTTTCACTTGAGCCCAGCCAGCTTTTCGACAATGGTGTGGCTTTTGAAAATCATGTCCGAAAATTCACCTGCATCGAATTTGGTCAGCGTTTTCATTTCAAAACAGAAAAGAAATTTGAGTTCCAGTCAGCGGTACAGCCCTCGTTCAACAAAAATTTTGAATTGCTTGCCGGAGATTTACTCAAGCATCAGGAGCAGGGTTTTGGCAACTTTATTGCTGCCGAACAGCCCCGCCAGGTAGAAAGGCTTCAGGGAATTTTTGAAGAAATACATCCGGAGTTAAAATTCCAGTCGCTTGATTTCCCGTTGCGACAGGGGTTCATCGATCGGCAGATGAAAATTGTTTGTTACACGGATCACCAAATCTTCGAGCGCTATCACCGCTATCGCAGTCGCGAAAAGTTTTCAAAATCAAAGGCGTTAACCCTCCGCGAATTGCAATCCATGCAACCAGGAGATTTTGTCACACACATCGACTACGGCATTGGCAAATTTGCAGGCCTTGAGAAAAAAGATGTGGGTGGTAAAGAACAGGAGGCCATACGATTAGTTTTTCGAGATGACGATTTGCTCTATGTGAGCATTCATGCACTTCATAAAATTTCAAAGTATTCCGGCAAAGAAGGAACACCTCCTGCCATAAGCAAACTAGGCTCAGGCGAATGGGAAAGCAAGAAGGCGAAGGTCAAGAAAAAAGTAAAAGACATCGCCAAAGAATTAATTAATCTCTATGCGAAGCGCAAGCAAGCCCCCGGGTTTGCGTTCGCGCATGACAGTTTCCTGCAGGCAGAACTTGAAACATCCTTTATTTACGAAGACACTCCAGATCAGGCAAAAGCCACCGAAGACGTAAAGCGTGACATGCAACAGCCACACCCAATGGACCGCCTGGTGTGTGGTGATGTTGGATTTGGAAAAACAGAGGTCGCTATTCGCGCTGCCTTCAAAGCAACAGCCGATGGCAAGCAAGTGGCAGTGTTGGTACCCACTACTATTCTGGCTATGCAACACGCCCGGACTTTTTCTGAACGACTTGCCAATTTCCCTGTGCGGATTGAGTATGTCTCAAGGTTTAAGACGGACAAAGAGATCAAACAAACATTAACCGATGTGAAGGAAGGAAAGGTCAATATCATAATTGGCACACATCGCGTAGTAAGTAAGGATGTAGAGTTCAAAGATCTTGGCCTTCTTGTTATTGATGAGGAGCAAAAGTTTGGCGTCAAGACAAAAGACCGTCTCAAAGAATTAAAAGTAAATGTTGACGTTCTTACACTCACAGCCACACCCATACCCCGCACCTTGCATTTTTCATTGATGGGTGCTCGGGATTTGAGTATCATTTCGACTCCTCCGCCCAATCGCCAACCGGTAACCACTGAGCTCCATACTTTTGAAGAAGAGAAAATCCGGGATGCTGTTAGCTACGAATTGAGAAGAGGTGGACAGGTTTTCTTCGTGCACAACCGGGTCAGTGATATTGAACAGGTCGCCAATGTGATTTTCAAGTTAGTGCCAGACTCACGGATTGGAATTGCACACGGTCAGATGGATGGTGACAAACTTGAAAAAGTGATGATCAAATTCATCGAGGGGGAATATGACGTTCTCGTCTCTACCAATATAATTGAATCAGGCCTGGATATTCCGAATGCAAACACGATCATCATCAATAATGCACACTTGTTTGGGCTAAGTGATTTGCACCAGATGCGCGGACGGGTCGGGCGATCCAACAAAAAAGCGTACTGTTATTTACTTACCCCTCCAAGCTCTGTTCTTCCGTCCGATTCGCGAAAGCGCCTCGCAGCATTGGAAGAATTTTCAGAATTAGGTGATGGCTTCAAAGTGGCTATGCGTGACCTCGACATCCGCGGTGCTGGAAACTTGCTGGGTGGAGAACAGAGCGGATTTATAACAGATCTTGGCTTCGACACCTATCACAAAATTCTCGATGACACAATCCAGGAATTAAAAGAAACTGAGTTTAAAGATGTTTTTGCTGAAGAGCTTTCTGAAAAGGCGAAGTTGATCGTACCAGATTGCGTCATCGAAACAGATCTCGAAATCCTGATCCCCGATACTTACATCAACAGTGCCACTGAACGCTTACAACTCTACTCTTCACTGGATAACATTCCGGATGAAGACGGGTTGGAAAAATTCTCCTCCTCCCTAAAAGATCGTTTTGGCCAATACCCTGAACCCGTTCAGCAATTGATTAACTCTGTTCAGTTGCGCTGGATTGGCGAGCGCCTGGGGTTTGAGAAAATAAGTTTGAAGGGCGAGAAGATGAAGATTCAATTCATCTCGGGAAATGAGGGTTATTTTAATTCACCCCTTTTCGGTAGAATCCTGGCATTTGTTCAGCAGCATTCTAAAACATGCCGTATGAGAGACACCGCAGGAAAACTCACATTGACTGTCGAGAATATTAAATCAGTGAATGCTGCTCTCGAAACCCTCCAACCATTGATTAACGACTAG
- a CDS encoding amidophosphoribosyltransferase, whose product MNHNPVWEKFLGRLPLKDAWAFLRFRKEGIVQHLLHQLKYANHPEIGIRLGMLFGKELKDNGITDFDLIIPLPLHPAKQRKRGYNQSTKLAEGISALLEVPYDDRICKRVLNTVTQTQKTKSQRWENVNQAFSVSNPSAIEGKKLLLVDDVITTGATLEACGQTLFSCGAKELSIACIAEAQ is encoded by the coding sequence ATGAATCATAATCCTGTATGGGAAAAATTCCTCGGCCGTCTGCCATTGAAAGATGCTTGGGCTTTTTTGCGATTTCGAAAAGAAGGCATCGTGCAACACCTTCTTCATCAATTAAAATATGCGAATCACCCGGAGATCGGAATTCGCCTGGGAATGCTTTTTGGCAAAGAACTTAAGGATAACGGCATCACGGATTTTGATTTGATAATCCCGTTACCCTTACACCCGGCAAAACAACGAAAGCGAGGCTATAATCAAAGTACAAAGCTTGCCGAAGGTATCAGTGCATTGCTAGAAGTGCCATATGACGATCGTATATGCAAAAGGGTGTTGAACACTGTTACGCAAACACAAAAGACTAAATCCCAACGATGGGAAAATGTCAATCAGGCGTTTAGTGTTTCAAATCCATCAGCTATTGAAGGCAAAAAACTATTGCTGGTGGATGATGTGATTACAACCGGTGCTACGCTTGAAGCTTGCGGACAAACTTTATTTAGCTGCGGAGCGAAAGAACTAAGCATCGCTTGTATTGCTGAGGCACAATAA
- a CDS encoding ABC transporter permease has protein sequence MLTKDEIDYIIKDLNYRGIVVDEIQDELIDHVCSATEEKMAQKKKFIDAYREVLQTFGRTPGLRQTQRQIIRAENSNTRIMLQNYLKIAFRNLRKQSFYSVINIAGLAIGVAACLIIVLFVSDELRYDSFNTKANRIYRLQEEIKFGGNHLKFTYTSAPVAHAMMQDYPEIESAVRFRQSGSYLVKPADGTDNIKEPNVIWTDSAFFKIFSVKVLEGNPSTALREPASVAISRRMAEKYFHGKSALGQSLTLDNKYTAKVTAVYENIPEASHFHFDILISMVGTWPIAKEAMGSSYLSENFNTYILLKEGADAKGLEKKFPGFLAKYAGPQIAQALGGDFTMEKFLASGNKYEITLMPLLDIHLHSDLKGEFEPNGSITYVYLFGVIALFILVIACINFMNLSTARSSNRAKEVGVRKVMGSLRTHLVRQFLTESTLVTLFAFMLAVGFAYLSLPAFNSLSSKSLQLPLSNPVLYLALFAAALVIGLLAGLYPSFFLSAFKPVNVLKGHVALGMKSGFIRSALVVFQFVISIFLIVGAITVNRQLSFIQQKKLGFEKNQVIIVHDAYALRPYPNVLTFKNEVLKTSSIEIGTITGYIPVEVDASRSNSSYWKEGNQPTTDNLVSMQGWSVDLDYLKTFGMKIKNGRGFSAEFPSDSNAVVLNESALSHYNFEGDPIGKKISSFGANLPDGNPDPNSIRSWTVVGVVEDFHFSTMKDGITPLGLFLDKSDGSVCFKFNSSDAKEVIQSIEKTWKTLAPGQPFQYSFLDEDFGRMYSSEQRLGKIFSIFAGLAIVIACLGLFALTAFTAEQRTKEIGIRKVLGASVSSIVVLLSKEFGKLIIIAFIIATPLAWWGTDWWLKGYTYKTEIGIAVYLIAGVIAFLIAWLTMGYQSIRAATSDPVKSLRSE, from the coding sequence ATGTTGACCAAAGACGAAATCGACTACATCATCAAAGACCTGAATTACAGGGGAATTGTCGTTGATGAAATTCAGGATGAGTTGATTGACCACGTTTGCAGTGCCACAGAAGAGAAAATGGCACAGAAGAAAAAATTCATTGACGCCTACCGGGAAGTACTTCAAACTTTTGGTCGTACCCCTGGCCTTCGCCAGACTCAAAGACAAATTATAAGAGCCGAAAATTCAAATACCAGGATCATGTTACAAAACTATTTAAAGATTGCTTTCCGCAACCTCCGCAAACAAAGCTTCTATTCAGTTATTAATATCGCAGGACTCGCCATTGGCGTGGCCGCGTGTCTGATTATCGTTCTTTTTGTCTCGGACGAGTTGCGGTACGACAGTTTTAATACAAAAGCTAATCGAATTTATCGCCTGCAAGAGGAAATTAAATTCGGAGGTAATCACCTGAAGTTCACTTACACCTCAGCGCCTGTGGCTCATGCGATGATGCAAGATTATCCTGAGATTGAATCAGCCGTCCGGTTTCGTCAATCTGGGTCTTACCTGGTAAAACCAGCGGATGGCACTGATAACATTAAGGAACCAAACGTCATTTGGACTGATAGCGCATTCTTCAAGATTTTTTCTGTGAAAGTACTTGAAGGAAACCCGAGCACCGCTTTGCGGGAACCGGCAAGTGTTGCTATCAGCCGGCGAATGGCTGAAAAATATTTTCATGGGAAAAGCGCACTCGGTCAATCACTCACCCTCGACAATAAATACACAGCCAAGGTCACTGCCGTTTATGAGAATATACCGGAAGCCTCACATTTTCATTTCGACATACTCATTTCCATGGTAGGAACCTGGCCTATTGCGAAAGAAGCTATGGGTTCTTCCTATCTCAGCGAAAATTTCAACACCTACATTCTACTTAAAGAGGGAGCAGATGCCAAAGGATTGGAGAAAAAGTTTCCTGGCTTCCTCGCCAAATATGCCGGGCCTCAAATTGCGCAGGCGTTAGGTGGTGATTTTACGATGGAGAAATTTTTAGCCTCTGGGAATAAATACGAAATCACGCTTATGCCTTTACTTGACATTCACCTGCACTCTGATTTAAAGGGTGAGTTCGAGCCGAACGGAAGTATCACTTACGTTTATCTTTTCGGAGTCATCGCATTGTTTATTCTTGTTATTGCCTGCATCAACTTTATGAATCTTTCTACCGCACGTTCGAGCAATCGCGCAAAAGAAGTTGGTGTACGCAAAGTCATGGGTTCGCTTCGAACGCATTTGGTTCGTCAGTTCCTGACTGAGTCAACTTTGGTAACACTGTTTGCTTTCATGCTCGCAGTCGGATTTGCTTACTTGTCTTTGCCTGCCTTCAATAGTTTATCGTCCAAGAGTCTTCAACTCCCATTGTCAAACCCTGTGCTTTACCTGGCACTTTTTGCAGCAGCTTTGGTCATAGGTTTGTTGGCTGGTTTGTATCCTTCGTTTTTCCTTTCAGCTTTTAAACCGGTGAATGTTTTGAAAGGGCATGTAGCGCTGGGAATGAAAAGCGGATTTATCCGAAGCGCGTTAGTTGTGTTTCAGTTTGTAATTTCTATTTTCCTTATCGTAGGGGCGATCACAGTGAATAGACAGTTGTCTTTCATTCAGCAAAAAAAATTAGGGTTTGAAAAAAATCAAGTGATCATCGTCCACGATGCGTATGCGCTACGGCCTTATCCGAATGTTCTAACTTTCAAAAATGAAGTACTAAAAACGAGTTCAATTGAAATCGGTACGATAACCGGTTACATACCAGTTGAAGTGGATGCCTCTCGTAGCAACAGCAGCTACTGGAAAGAAGGCAATCAACCGACTACGGATAATCTTGTGAGTATGCAAGGTTGGAGTGTGGATTTGGATTACCTCAAAACATTTGGAATGAAAATAAAAAACGGACGGGGTTTCTCGGCTGAATTTCCATCGGATTCCAATGCAGTTGTACTTAATGAGTCTGCCCTTTCGCATTATAATTTTGAGGGCGACCCAATTGGGAAGAAGATCAGCTCATTCGGTGCAAACCTTCCTGATGGGAATCCTGATCCTAATAGTATTCGGTCATGGACTGTAGTCGGTGTGGTCGAAGATTTCCATTTTTCAACAATGAAGGACGGCATCACACCACTAGGACTTTTCCTTGATAAAAGTGACGGAAGTGTTTGTTTTAAATTCAACTCTTCAGATGCGAAAGAAGTAATTCAGTCAATTGAAAAAACCTGGAAGACTCTTGCTCCTGGCCAACCTTTTCAGTATTCATTCCTGGATGAAGATTTCGGCCGTATGTATTCTTCCGAACAACGTCTTGGAAAGATCTTTTCAATCTTTGCGGGCCTTGCTATCGTCATCGCCTGCCTTGGCTTGTTTGCATTGACGGCTTTCACAGCTGAGCAGCGCACGAAAGAAATTGGCATCCGCAAGGTTCTTGGCGCATCTGTTAGCAGTATTGTTGTCTTGTTGTCGAAAGAGTTTGGGAAGCTCATCATCATCGCGTTCATCATTGCTACACCACTCGCATGGTGGGGTACGGATTGGTGGTTGAAGGGCTACACTTACAAAACTGAAATCGGAATAGCCGTTTATTTAATTGCTGGAGTGATCGCCTTCCTGATCGCGTGGCTAACGATGGGTTATCAATCGATTCGCGCAGCTACAAGCGATCCGGTTAAATCTCTTCGAAGCGAATAA
- a CDS encoding alkyl hydroperoxide reductase AhpD yields MSLVTQFNDYRSKMNEKILAADNLIIKRIFNLDTNAYQEGALDVKSKELIGLTCSLVLRCDDCVKYHLGKCKEVGFTTAEVHEAMGVATLVGGTIVVPHLRRAFEYWEELDKQ; encoded by the coding sequence ATGAGCCTGGTCACACAATTTAATGATTATCGCAGCAAGATGAACGAGAAAATTCTTGCAGCCGACAATCTAATTATTAAACGCATCTTCAATTTGGACACCAATGCCTATCAAGAGGGTGCTCTCGATGTAAAATCCAAAGAACTTATCGGTCTCACCTGCTCACTCGTGTTGCGATGTGACGACTGCGTAAAATATCATCTGGGTAAGTGCAAGGAAGTGGGCTTTACCACAGCCGAAGTGCATGAGGCCATGGGTGTGGCAACTCTTGTCGGGGGTACCATTGTGGTTCCTCATCTACGCAGAGCATTTGAGTATTGGGAGGAGCTTGACAAGCAGTAA
- a CDS encoding PadR family transcriptional regulator: MTHSSELLKGTLQTIVLKILKDHGKTYGYEITQRVKELSEGSIVLTEGALYPTLHRLESEGLLKTEKVMMGKRVRKYYMLTTTGKSEAKERVEEFLEFIRTMSTVLQVQVS; this comes from the coding sequence ATGACTCATTCTTCCGAACTACTCAAAGGCACATTACAAACTATTGTGCTAAAAATCTTAAAGGACCACGGCAAAACGTACGGTTATGAAATCACCCAACGGGTAAAGGAGCTTTCAGAAGGAAGTATTGTTTTAACTGAAGGCGCTCTTTACCCCACACTGCATCGTCTTGAATCCGAGGGGCTTTTAAAAACTGAGAAAGTGATGATGGGCAAGCGGGTTAGAAAATACTACATGCTTACAACGACTGGAAAATCTGAGGCGAAGGAGCGTGTGGAAGAATTCTTAGAGTTTATCCGGACCATGTCGACCGTTTTGCAAGTACAGGTAAGCTGA